A window of Choloepus didactylus isolate mChoDid1 chromosome 21, mChoDid1.pri, whole genome shotgun sequence contains these coding sequences:
- the LAT gene encoding linker for activation of T-cells family member 1 produces MEAAILGPTVLGLLLLPILAVLLMALCLHCRELPTSYDSASSDSLYPGNMLIKRPHTLAPWPPVTSYPPLSQPDLLPIPRSPQPPGGSHQVSSTQQDTNSANSVVSYENEGASGIPDGLAGVERLGPDLALLTPVFPLELACEDADEDDDEDDYHNEGYLEVLPDSTPAPSAAVPPAPAPSNPGLRDSAFSMELGEDYVNVPESEDSAEASLGGSREYVNVPEELQPTARTKTATLSSQEVEEEEEEEEGAPDYENLQELN; encoded by the exons ATGGAGGCAGCCATCCTGGGCCCCACCGTGCTGGGCCTCCTGCTGCTGCCCATCCTGGCCGTGCTGCTGATGGCGCTGTGTCTGCACTGCCGTGAGCTGCCAA CCTCCTATGACAGCGCTTCCTCAGATAG CCTGTACCCGGGCAACATGCTGATCAAACGGCCTC ACACGCTCGCCCCCTGGCCGCCCGTCACCTCCTACCCACCCTTGAGCCAGCCAGACCTGCTCCCCATCCC GAGATCTCCGCAGCCCCCTGGGGGCTCCCATCAGGTGTCATCTACCCAGCAGGACACCAACAGCG CCAACAGTGTGGTGAGCTACGAGAACGAGGGTGCGTCTGGGATCCCGGATGGCCTGGCTGGGGTGGAGAGGCTGGGGCCAGACCTGGCTCTGTTGACCCCCGTGTTCCCTCTAGAGCTGGCCTGTGAGGACGCAGACGAAGACGACGATGAGGACGACTATCACAATGAGGGCTACCT GGAGGTGCTTCCCGACAGCACCCCAGCCCCCAGTGCCGCCGTCCCACCAGCTCCCGCGCCCAGCAACCCCGGCCTCCGAGACAGCGCTTTCTCCA TGGAATTAGGTGAAGATTATGTGAACGTTCCCGAGAGTGAAGACAGTGCAGAGGCATCTCTGG GTGGGAGCCGGGAGTACGTGAATGTGCCCGAGGAGCTGCAGCCCACGGCTAGGACTAAAACTG cCACCTTGAGTTcccaggaggtggaggaggaggaagaggaggaggagggagctcCAGATTATGAGAATCTGCAAGAGCTTAACTGA
- the SPNS1 gene encoding protein spinster homolog 1 isoform X2 produces the protein MDRFTVAGVLPDIEQFFGIGDSSSGLIQTVFISSYMVLAPVFGYLGDRYNRKYLMCGGIAFWSLVTLGSSFIPKEHFWLLLLTRGLVGVGEASYSTIAPTLIADLFVADQRSWMLSVFYFAIPVGSGLGYIAGSKVKDMAGDWHWALRVTPGLGVVAVLLLFLVVREPPRGAVERHSDSPPLNPTSWWADLRALARNPSFVLSSLGFTAVAFVTGSLALWAPAFLLRSRVVLGETPPCLPGDSCSSSDSLIFGLITCLTGVLGVGLGVEISRRLRRTNARADPLVCAAGLLGSAPFLFLALACARGSIVATYIFIFIGETLLSMNWAIVADILLYVVIPTRRSTAEAFQIVLSHLLGDAGSPYLIGGDLRPPPPELASLLPVRVPGPAVLAHALRLCRGAGWCRLPGHCHFHRGGPPAGPAARAGSAA, from the exons ATGGACCGCTTCACCGTGGCTG GCGTTCTCCCGGACATTGAGCAGTTCTTCGGCATCGGAGACAGTAGTTCGGGCCTCATCCAGACCG TGTTCATCTCCAGTTACATGGTGTTGGCCCCTGTGTTTGGCTACCTGGGTGACAGGTACAATCGGAAGTATCTCATGTGCGGAGGCATTGCTTTCTGGTCCCTGGTGACACTGGGGTCGTCCTTCATCCCCAAAGAG CATTTCTGGCTGCTCCTCCTGACCCGGGGCCTGGTGGGGGTCGGGGAGGCCAGTTACTCTACCATCGCGCCCACTCTCATCGCCGACCTCTTCGTGGCAGACCAGCGGAGCTGGATGCTCAGCGTGTTCTACTTTGCCATCCCGGTGGGCAG TGGTCTAGGCTACATTGCAGGCTCCAAAGTGAAGGATATGGCCGGGGACTGGCACTGGGCTCTGAGG GTGACACCAGGTCTTGGAGTCGTGGCTGTCCTGCTGCTGTTCCTGGTGGTACGGGAGCCGCCAAGGGGAGCCGTGGAGCGCCACTCGGACTCGCCTCCCCTGAACCCCACATCATGGTGGGCGGATCTGAGGGCTCTGGCAAGAAA CCCTAGCTTCGTCCTGTCTTCCCTCGGCTTCACCGCTGTGGCCTTTGTCACGGGCTCTCTGGCTCTCTGGGCTCCTGCATTCCTGCTGCGTTCCCGTGTGGTCCTAGGGGAGACCCCACCCTGCCTTCCTGGAGATTCCTGCTCCTCTTCTGACAG cctcATCTTCGGGCTCATCACCTGCCTGACCGGGGTCCTGGGGGTGGGCTTGGGCGTGGAGATCAGCCGCCGCCTCCGCCGCACCAACGCCCGGGCCGACCCGCTCGTCTGTGCTGCCGGCCTCCTGGGCTCTGCGCCCTTCCTCTTCCTGGCCCTCGCCTGTGCCCGCGGGAGCATCGTGGCCACCTAT ATTTTCATCTTTATTGGAGAGACACTACTGTCCATGAACTGGGCCATCGTGGCTGACATTCTGCTG TACGTGGTGATCCCCACACGGCGCTCCACTGCCGAGGCCTTCCAGATCGTCCTGTCCCACCTGCTGGGTGACGCTGGGAGCCCCTACCTCATCGGGGGTG ATCTCCGACCGCCTCCGCCGGAGCTGGCCTCCCTCCTTCCTGTCCGAGTTCCGGGCCCTGCAGTTCTCGCTCATGCTCTGCGCCTTTGTCGGGGCGCTGGGTGGTGCCGCCTTCCTGGGCACTGCCATTTTCATCGAGGGGGACCGCCGGCAGGCCCAGCTGCACGTGCAGG GTCTGCTGCGTGA
- the SPNS1 gene encoding protein spinster homolog 1 isoform X1 has protein sequence MAGSDTAPFLSQADDTDDGPVPSTPVLPGSVGGPKSGESEVPDREGLQRITGLSSGHSALIVAVLCYINLLNYMDRFTVAGVLPDIEQFFGIGDSSSGLIQTVFISSYMVLAPVFGYLGDRYNRKYLMCGGIAFWSLVTLGSSFIPKEHFWLLLLTRGLVGVGEASYSTIAPTLIADLFVADQRSWMLSVFYFAIPVGSGLGYIAGSKVKDMAGDWHWALRVTPGLGVVAVLLLFLVVREPPRGAVERHSDSPPLNPTSWWADLRALARNPSFVLSSLGFTAVAFVTGSLALWAPAFLLRSRVVLGETPPCLPGDSCSSSDSLIFGLITCLTGVLGVGLGVEISRRLRRTNARADPLVCAAGLLGSAPFLFLALACARGSIVATYIFIFIGETLLSMNWAIVADILLYVVIPTRRSTAEAFQIVLSHLLGDAGSPYLIGGDLRPPPPELASLLPVRVPGPAVLAHALRLCRGAGWCRLPGHCHFHRGGPPAGPAARAGSAA, from the exons ATGGCCGGGTCCGACACCGCGCCCTTCCTCAGCCAGGCTGATGACACGGACGATGGGCCAGTGCCCTCCACCCCGGTGTTGCCGGGATCCGTTGGGGGACCGAAGTCAGGGGAGTCAGAGGTCCCGGACCGGGAGGGGCTGCAACGCATCACCGGCTTGTCTTCGGGCCATTCGGCTCTCATAGTGGCCGTGCTGTGCTACATCAACCTCCTCAACTACATGGACCGCTTCACCGTGGCTG GCGTTCTCCCGGACATTGAGCAGTTCTTCGGCATCGGAGACAGTAGTTCGGGCCTCATCCAGACCG TGTTCATCTCCAGTTACATGGTGTTGGCCCCTGTGTTTGGCTACCTGGGTGACAGGTACAATCGGAAGTATCTCATGTGCGGAGGCATTGCTTTCTGGTCCCTGGTGACACTGGGGTCGTCCTTCATCCCCAAAGAG CATTTCTGGCTGCTCCTCCTGACCCGGGGCCTGGTGGGGGTCGGGGAGGCCAGTTACTCTACCATCGCGCCCACTCTCATCGCCGACCTCTTCGTGGCAGACCAGCGGAGCTGGATGCTCAGCGTGTTCTACTTTGCCATCCCGGTGGGCAG TGGTCTAGGCTACATTGCAGGCTCCAAAGTGAAGGATATGGCCGGGGACTGGCACTGGGCTCTGAGG GTGACACCAGGTCTTGGAGTCGTGGCTGTCCTGCTGCTGTTCCTGGTGGTACGGGAGCCGCCAAGGGGAGCCGTGGAGCGCCACTCGGACTCGCCTCCCCTGAACCCCACATCATGGTGGGCGGATCTGAGGGCTCTGGCAAGAAA CCCTAGCTTCGTCCTGTCTTCCCTCGGCTTCACCGCTGTGGCCTTTGTCACGGGCTCTCTGGCTCTCTGGGCTCCTGCATTCCTGCTGCGTTCCCGTGTGGTCCTAGGGGAGACCCCACCCTGCCTTCCTGGAGATTCCTGCTCCTCTTCTGACAG cctcATCTTCGGGCTCATCACCTGCCTGACCGGGGTCCTGGGGGTGGGCTTGGGCGTGGAGATCAGCCGCCGCCTCCGCCGCACCAACGCCCGGGCCGACCCGCTCGTCTGTGCTGCCGGCCTCCTGGGCTCTGCGCCCTTCCTCTTCCTGGCCCTCGCCTGTGCCCGCGGGAGCATCGTGGCCACCTAT ATTTTCATCTTTATTGGAGAGACACTACTGTCCATGAACTGGGCCATCGTGGCTGACATTCTGCTG TACGTGGTGATCCCCACACGGCGCTCCACTGCCGAGGCCTTCCAGATCGTCCTGTCCCACCTGCTGGGTGACGCTGGGAGCCCCTACCTCATCGGGGGTG ATCTCCGACCGCCTCCGCCGGAGCTGGCCTCCCTCCTTCCTGTCCGAGTTCCGGGCCCTGCAGTTCTCGCTCATGCTCTGCGCCTTTGTCGGGGCGCTGGGTGGTGCCGCCTTCCTGGGCACTGCCATTTTCATCGAGGGGGACCGCCGGCAGGCCCAGCTGCACGTGCAGG GTCTGCTGCGTGA